One Aspergillus oryzae RIB40 DNA, chromosome 2 genomic window carries:
- a CDS encoding Frag1/DRAM/Sfk1 family protein (predicted protein), with product MWIISFWIFPVISAFMWIAMLLAMLGSWAVQGTPVYSSMEEGQTIAYISDIGAQGLKPLFITGSVITVVFLDLSFISERWLRHAGQLVPNKGRFDKACAVLSIFFSIAGALGLILLSIFDTVRHPHMHDGFLVMFLVGYIISAILICAEYLRLGVFYRSQHRVLFASFVIKLLFIIIEIALAIAFAVLGKKGPSKRNAAAVLEWVIALIFTFYVLSFVVDLLPSVRTRRHVPQGEKRIVRSEMENGMAQPNATIEEPLTTDSAGPNMDYSYYRGQRM from the exons ATGTGGATCATTTCATTCTGGATTTTTCCGGTCATATCGGCCTTCATGTGGATAG CAATGCTACTTGCAATGCTGGGGAGTTGGGCGGTACAGGGCACGCCGGTATATTCTAGCATGGAAGAAGGACAAACAATTGC GTACATCTCCGATATTGGCGCACAGGGCCTCAAACCTTTGTTCATCACCGGAAGTGTAATAACGGTTGTATTCCTGGatctctccttcatctccgaACGGTGGCTGCGACACGCCGGTCAGCTGGTGCCGAACAAGGGCAGGTTTGACAAAGCCTGCGCCGTTctttcgatcttcttctcgattGCGGGCGCCTTGGGGCTCATTCTCTTGTCGATTTTCGATACGGTGCGCCACCCGCACATGCACGATGGGTTCCTGGTCATGTTCTT GGTGGGTTACATTATAAGCGCCATCCTGATTTGCGCCGAGTACCTCCGTCTGGGCGTTTTCTACCGCTCTCAGCATCGGGTCCTATTCGCCAGCTTTGTAATTAAACTCCTGTTCATTATCATCGAGATCGCTCTCGCCATTGCCTTTGCCGTCCTCGGCAAGAAAGGTCCCAGCAAGAGAAACGCAGCAGCTGTTTTGGAATGGG TAATCGCCCTCATCTTCACATTCTACGTTCTTTCCTTCGTTGTCGACCTGTTACCATCGGTGCGCACTCGCCGCCACGTTCCACAGGGCGAGAAGCGGATCGTGAGGTCTGAGATGGAGAATGGCATGGCGCAGCCTAACGCCACGATTGAAGAGCCATTAACGACCGACTCGGCCGGGCCTAATATGGATTATAGCTACTATCGTGGACAGCGCATGTGA
- the ptyA gene encoding putative tyrosine/serine protein phosphatase (predicted protein), whose translation MENERLMILRTEHQMATAKLHAETGTSTPPNNNNTDHLFQLPHVRRQLISLTGKAFERSLLWRLDWWNFFKVLALAASGYRNDAVIIVGEQVMSPRGLTGLGLDTLDSSTAEMKEIFELFASQNDGADRTYPALVHCTQGKDRTGLVVLMLLLLTGVVSDEAMTADYVRSEPELVVEVEERMKEIRKLGLSEDYTKCPDGFTTEIRRHLQERYGGVDGYLRFVGVEKKKLDVIREALVA comes from the exons ATGGAAAATGAAAGGCTAATGATCCTCAGAACGGAACACCAAATGGCAACCGCCAAACTCCATGCCGAAACGGGAACTTCTACTCCCcctaataataataacacAGACCATCTGTTTCAATTGCCCCATGTCCGCCGGCAATTGATTAGTCTGACCGGGAAAGCTTTCGAACGATCATTGCTGTGGCGCTTGGACTGGTGGAATTTCTT CAAGGTCCTTGCTCTCGCGGCGTCCGGCTACCGTAATGATGCCGTGATTATTGTCGGGGAACAGGTCATGTCGCCGCGGGGTTTGACCGGGTTGGGTCTGGATACCCTCGATAGCAGCACGGCTGAGATGAAAGAGATCTTTGAGCTCTTCGCGTCGCAGAATGACGGTGCGGATCGGACGTATCCGGCTCTGGTGCATTGTACCCAGGGAAAAGACCGTACGGGGCTCGTGGTTCTGATGTTGCTGCTTCTGACGGGCGTTGTGAGTGACGAGGCCATGACGGCGGATTATGTGCGGTCAGAACCGGAGTTGGTGGTTGAGGTGGAGGAGCGGATGAAGGAGATTCGGAAGTTGGGATTGTCGGAGGACTATACCAAGTGTCCGGATGGCTTTACGACGGAGATTCGGAGACATCTACAGGAGAGATACGGGGGTGTGGACGGGTATCTGAGGTTTGTGggggttgagaagaagaagttggatgTGATTCGAGAGGCCCTGGTTGCTTAA